In the genome of Chitinivibrio alkaliphilus ACht1, one region contains:
- a CDS encoding cytochrome c biogenesis CcdA family protein codes for MKISVLLLFLFMFFSPSLIGEEVPQDKMPVHFFGDATCRDCHRIKQTVLLPLVKKHDEDIHFIDHDLQRDTALQTLLRFERIHAIDEGHPIALFVADTFLLGFQDVEIKAAQLISEKIEQPETHHFLTNHQGISFSSRDDVLGDAYRGLSFWLVTLAGLADGVNPCAIATMIFLISFLATQKLSFKQMFLVGQTYVLAVYITYFFIGLGAFHALRFFDQFHLISEMIRWTAIVLCLTIAALSIRDGMVFHRTRDIGQIKLQLSNSLKQKIHRAIKKHLQGRNLFIGAALTGFFVTLFETMCTAQTYLPILRALPTHEEYRVQGYAYLAYYNFLFIVPLQLVMIATYKGMTWSSLAQRTQGNMVLLKFLIAAVMLILAIYLFLG; via the coding sequence ATGAAAATCTCCGTCTTACTACTCTTCCTTTTCATGTTTTTTTCTCCTTCCTTGATAGGTGAAGAGGTACCGCAGGATAAAATGCCGGTTCACTTCTTTGGAGATGCCACTTGTAGGGATTGTCATCGCATTAAACAAACCGTACTTCTCCCCCTTGTGAAAAAACATGATGAAGATATTCATTTTATAGACCATGATCTCCAGAGGGACACCGCCCTACAGACACTTCTGCGATTTGAAAGGATTCATGCTATTGACGAGGGACATCCCATTGCGCTTTTTGTGGCAGATACCTTTCTCCTCGGTTTTCAGGATGTTGAAATAAAAGCAGCTCAGCTTATTTCCGAAAAAATAGAACAGCCTGAAACTCACCACTTCCTTACAAATCACCAGGGCATATCTTTCTCCTCCAGGGATGATGTACTTGGTGATGCGTATCGGGGGCTCTCCTTTTGGCTTGTAACCCTTGCCGGGCTTGCTGACGGTGTAAACCCCTGTGCTATTGCCACAATGATCTTTCTTATTTCATTTCTTGCAACGCAAAAGCTTTCTTTCAAACAGATGTTCCTTGTGGGACAAACCTATGTACTGGCTGTCTATATTACATACTTTTTTATAGGCTTAGGAGCATTTCATGCACTTCGTTTTTTTGACCAATTTCATCTCATATCAGAGATGATTCGTTGGACAGCCATCGTGTTATGCCTCACAATTGCTGCTCTTTCTATTCGGGATGGGATGGTATTTCACCGAACGAGGGATATTGGCCAGATAAAATTACAACTTTCAAACTCACTCAAACAGAAAATTCACCGAGCTATCAAAAAGCATCTGCAAGGACGCAATTTGTTTATCGGTGCTGCCTTAACAGGTTTCTTTGTAACCCTTTTCGAAACCATGTGTACAGCGCAAACCTATCTTCCCATACTGCGCGCCCTACCGACGCATGAGGAATATCGTGTACAGGGGTATGCGTATCTCGCCTACTACAACTTCCTGTTTATTGTCCCCTTACAGCTGGTTATGATCGCCACATACAAAGGAATGACCTGGAGCAGTCTTGCACAACGAACCCAGGGAAATATGGTGCTCTTAAAGTTTCTTATTGCAGCAGTTATGCTTATCTTGGCAATCTATCTTTTTCTTGGCTAA
- a CDS encoding IMP cyclohydrolase, whose amino-acid sequence MSNIRTITRALISVSDKRDVHTLAAFLQSNGVEILSTGGTSRVLGEEGIPVRSVDSYTGHPEIMDGRVKTLHPKIHGGILANRDIPAHQEDMRANCIEPIDLVVVNLYPFEKTVAQRDVSFVDAIENIDIGGPTMVRSSAKNHAFVTIVVDPDDYSLVMDELSKHGGITEKTRQYLAVKAFAHTAAYDRAITDYLQTVIEK is encoded by the coding sequence ATGAGTAATATACGTACAATAACAAGAGCTCTAATTAGTGTTTCAGATAAACGCGATGTGCACACCCTTGCCGCCTTTTTACAGAGCAACGGTGTGGAAATCCTTTCTACCGGGGGCACTTCGCGTGTCTTAGGCGAAGAAGGTATCCCAGTACGTTCTGTAGACTCTTATACAGGACATCCTGAAATCATGGATGGGCGTGTGAAAACATTACATCCTAAAATTCATGGGGGCATCTTGGCAAACCGTGATATTCCCGCTCACCAGGAAGATATGCGCGCGAATTGCATAGAACCTATTGATTTAGTAGTGGTGAATCTCTACCCCTTTGAAAAAACCGTAGCACAAAGAGACGTTTCTTTCGTTGATGCAATTGAAAATATTGATATTGGTGGACCGACAATGGTCCGCAGTTCAGCAAAAAACCATGCCTTTGTGACCATTGTTGTCGATCCTGATGATTACTCCCTCGTGATGGACGAGCTCTCGAAGCATGGAGGCATTACCGAAAAGACCCGACAATACCTTGCTGTAAAAGCCTTTGCCCATACGGCCGCATATGATCGGGCTATTACAGACTATCTTCAGACAGTTATTGAAAAATAA
- the topA gene encoding type I DNA topoisomerase, producing MASNLVIVESPTKCKTIGRYLGKEFTVMATMGHIADLPVKKLGVDIENDFTPEYVVSRDKKKVVKELKEEVAHADTVFLAPDPDREGEAIAWHVARVLKCDPEKIKRIQFNEITKNAITDAISNPRTIDINRVNAQQARRILDRVVGYKISPLLWKVLYRGLSAGRVQSVALRIICEREDEIRAFVPEEYWTITAHCSFDSKDFQAQLHSIDGKKASLKNEEEAKAVLSSIEGKSLFVDKITKKEKRRNPYPPFITSTLQQDAARKYRFSASKTMMVAQQLYEGLSLGKKGTIGLITYMRTDSVRISNEALQRAKEFVDEKYPTAYHLKKPRQFGTSKKAQDAHEAIRPAHIAGDYSPEALEKYLNADQLKLYTLIWNRFIASQMAPARINSTKIDLTVDNKLFRATGSVIAFDGFLRIYEESKDSDGDSGQGGLLPDLVEKTSLPPKSIESNQHFTKPPARYSEALLVNQLEKLGIGRPSTYAQIIKTLSDRKYVELDKRRFFPTELGYKVKEILTGEFENIFNVSFTAEMEERLDTVETGEVDWVELLKSFYSTFSKQLDSVQEHLTELKKMNQEETDRLCPQCKEHNLIIRWSRNGKFLACPGFPSCKYAESLEQDYEESDEICDKCGSPMRIIKRGAGRFLGCSNYPTCKNIKSFSTGVPCPEEGCDGDVVERSSRRGKIFYGCSKYPDCKYVLWDKPVAKPCETCGFEHLVEKNSKKKGTFWQCPKCKAEYATHDGE from the coding sequence ATGGCGTCAAATCTGGTTATTGTGGAGTCCCCAACAAAATGTAAAACCATAGGCCGATACTTGGGAAAAGAGTTTACGGTTATGGCAACCATGGGGCATATCGCCGACTTACCTGTAAAAAAGCTCGGTGTTGATATTGAGAATGATTTTACTCCTGAGTATGTTGTATCCCGAGACAAGAAAAAGGTCGTAAAAGAACTTAAGGAAGAAGTTGCCCATGCTGATACGGTGTTTCTTGCACCGGACCCCGACCGTGAGGGGGAAGCAATTGCTTGGCATGTAGCTCGTGTGTTAAAGTGTGATCCTGAAAAAATAAAACGGATTCAATTTAACGAAATAACGAAAAATGCCATTACCGATGCCATCTCTAATCCACGAACCATCGATATAAACCGGGTAAATGCGCAACAGGCACGGCGCATCTTAGATCGAGTTGTGGGGTATAAAATATCTCCGCTGCTGTGGAAGGTGCTTTATCGGGGGCTTAGTGCTGGACGGGTTCAGTCTGTTGCCTTACGAATTATTTGTGAACGAGAAGATGAGATTCGAGCCTTTGTCCCAGAAGAATATTGGACAATCACCGCACACTGCAGTTTCGATTCAAAAGACTTTCAAGCCCAGCTTCATTCAATAGATGGAAAAAAAGCGTCTTTAAAGAATGAGGAGGAAGCCAAGGCAGTTCTCTCAAGCATAGAGGGCAAATCTCTCTTTGTTGACAAAATTACCAAAAAGGAAAAGCGAAGAAATCCTTATCCTCCATTTATAACAAGTACCTTACAACAAGATGCTGCACGTAAGTATCGCTTTTCTGCATCAAAAACAATGATGGTAGCACAACAACTGTACGAAGGTCTTAGTTTAGGGAAAAAGGGGACCATTGGTCTGATTACGTATATGAGAACTGACTCTGTGCGTATCTCAAACGAAGCTTTGCAACGGGCCAAAGAATTTGTTGATGAGAAATATCCCACGGCGTATCACCTTAAAAAACCACGGCAATTTGGCACCTCAAAAAAGGCACAGGATGCACACGAGGCAATTCGTCCAGCACATATCGCCGGGGACTATTCACCTGAAGCTCTTGAGAAATACCTCAATGCTGACCAGTTAAAACTCTATACGTTGATATGGAACCGTTTTATTGCCTCACAGATGGCTCCTGCGCGAATTAATTCCACCAAAATAGATCTGACAGTTGATAACAAACTCTTTCGTGCCACTGGATCTGTCATCGCCTTTGATGGCTTTCTGCGCATCTATGAGGAGAGCAAAGACTCTGATGGAGATAGTGGGCAGGGTGGTCTTTTACCCGACCTTGTGGAGAAAACGTCCTTACCCCCTAAATCGATAGAGAGTAACCAACATTTTACCAAACCTCCGGCACGATATTCTGAGGCGCTGTTAGTCAATCAGCTTGAAAAATTAGGTATTGGCCGTCCTTCGACATATGCCCAAATTATTAAAACATTGAGTGATAGAAAATATGTTGAGCTTGACAAGCGACGCTTTTTTCCCACAGAGTTGGGGTATAAAGTAAAAGAAATTCTTACAGGAGAGTTTGAGAATATTTTTAATGTTTCTTTCACGGCAGAGATGGAAGAGCGGTTGGATACCGTTGAAACGGGTGAAGTTGACTGGGTCGAGTTGCTGAAATCCTTTTATTCAACCTTTTCAAAGCAGTTGGACAGCGTTCAGGAACATCTCACAGAATTGAAGAAAATGAATCAGGAAGAGACAGACCGCCTTTGTCCACAATGCAAAGAGCATAATTTAATCATTCGCTGGAGCAGAAATGGAAAATTTCTGGCTTGTCCGGGATTTCCTTCTTGTAAATATGCAGAATCCCTTGAACAGGACTATGAGGAAAGTGATGAAATATGTGACAAGTGTGGGTCTCCCATGCGAATTATTAAGCGTGGAGCCGGCCGTTTCCTTGGATGCAGTAACTATCCAACGTGTAAAAATATAAAATCATTCTCCACGGGTGTTCCCTGTCCGGAAGAAGGATGTGATGGTGATGTTGTCGAACGATCTTCCCGTCGGGGGAAAATATTCTACGGGTGTAGCAAATATCCAGACTGCAAATATGTCTTATGGGATAAACCAGTTGCAAAACCTTGTGAGACCTGTGGATTTGAGCATCTTGTAGAAAAAAACTCGAAGAAAAAAGGAACCTTTTGGCAATGCCCAAAGTGTAAAGCGGAGTATGCAACACATGACGGCGAGTGA
- the trmFO gene encoding methylenetetrahydrofolate--tRNA-(uracil(54)-C(5))-methyltransferase (FADH(2)-oxidizing) TrmFO, with protein sequence MTASDARVAIIGAGLAGSEAALVLAEYGISVDLFEMRPHTMTEAHTSSKPAELVCSNSLKSMELPSAHALLKEELSLLESPLLEIAKMSAVPAGSALAVDRSLFSARVEERIRASSKITLHRKEIQRLPKGYDYTLIATGPLTSSSFSDYLQELFARDNFNFYDAIAPIIDAESIDMSKAFSASRWSDGPGDYINCPFTKKEYDQFYSALLEADEVKRHSFEDAAFFEACLPIEVVARRGYDTLRFGMMKPVGLDHPKTGEKFFAVCQLRQENVHGTAYNMVGFQTRMTFGEQDRVLRMIPGLEEAEFLRHGTIHRNSYLNSPDLLQRDLSFLEYPNLFLAGQLTGNEGYTESICTGHCAAQSIAGRIHNYSLDFPGNVTAIGGVLDHITTPPLKGRYTPTNINFSLLAPPGKKMRKAQRKAFYCDRSLKEMTVWKHEHGSFFKLRNHR encoded by the coding sequence ATGACGGCGAGTGATGCAAGGGTTGCAATTATAGGGGCGGGGCTTGCAGGAAGTGAAGCCGCCCTTGTTTTAGCCGAGTATGGAATCTCTGTAGATCTTTTTGAAATGCGCCCTCATACCATGACAGAGGCTCATACCAGTAGTAAGCCGGCTGAGTTGGTTTGCTCTAACTCTCTCAAGTCAATGGAGCTTCCTTCGGCCCACGCCTTGTTAAAGGAGGAGCTATCTCTTCTGGAAAGTCCTCTCTTAGAGATAGCGAAGATGTCTGCTGTTCCTGCGGGATCGGCCCTCGCAGTTGATCGGTCTCTCTTTAGCGCTCGTGTGGAAGAGCGAATTCGAGCATCCTCAAAAATTACTCTTCATAGGAAAGAAATACAACGGCTTCCGAAGGGGTATGACTATACACTGATCGCAACGGGCCCCCTTACATCGTCTTCATTCTCAGACTATTTACAAGAGCTCTTTGCCAGAGATAACTTTAATTTTTATGATGCCATCGCTCCCATAATAGATGCTGAATCAATCGACATGTCGAAAGCCTTTTCGGCTTCGCGCTGGAGTGATGGACCGGGTGATTATATAAATTGTCCCTTTACAAAAAAAGAGTATGACCAATTTTATTCAGCACTCTTAGAGGCTGACGAGGTAAAACGCCATAGCTTTGAAGATGCGGCCTTCTTTGAAGCCTGTCTCCCCATAGAGGTGGTTGCACGACGTGGCTATGATACGCTTCGTTTTGGAATGATGAAACCTGTTGGTCTTGATCACCCCAAAACCGGAGAAAAGTTTTTTGCCGTGTGTCAACTGCGACAAGAAAATGTGCATGGAACAGCCTATAATATGGTGGGGTTTCAGACGCGCATGACCTTTGGCGAACAGGACCGTGTTCTTCGGATGATACCTGGATTAGAAGAAGCTGAATTTCTTCGGCATGGAACGATTCATCGTAACAGCTACCTCAATTCCCCAGATTTGCTTCAAAGAGATCTCTCATTCTTGGAATATCCGAATCTCTTCTTGGCTGGCCAATTAACGGGGAATGAGGGCTATACAGAAAGTATTTGCACGGGGCACTGCGCGGCGCAATCCATTGCAGGACGTATACATAACTATTCCCTTGATTTTCCTGGTAATGTAACTGCCATAGGAGGGGTGCTGGATCATATCACAACACCACCCTTGAAAGGTCGATACACTCCAACAAATATCAATTTTTCTCTCTTGGCTCCTCCAGGAAAAAAAATGAGAAAAGCGCAACGAAAAGCCTTTTATTGTGACCGTTCTCTCAAAGAGATGACTGTATGGAAACATGAACATGGATCTTTTTTCAAATTACGAAACCACCGATGA
- a CDS encoding flagellar biosynthetic protein FliO: MKRLLPLALLCMFSGSLLASFDMDKLQQPPRSVSQDSAPVDATSTVSDTPEEIPMPILMGRILFSLSLITILIVLLVWGLKKSQLFQKRGNEQTPSFEILEQIKTGSQGQSVLLLRFEQEVFLLGQTEGSMHVLQHKSGDTAKEIIADKRGSDTVGQFQTSLNRFVDSLRSNTPNEG, from the coding sequence ATGAAACGACTTCTTCCTCTTGCGCTGCTCTGTATGTTTTCTGGTTCCTTGTTAGCATCCTTTGACATGGATAAATTACAGCAGCCACCACGTAGTGTTTCTCAAGATTCTGCCCCTGTAGATGCCACTTCTACTGTATCAGATACCCCGGAAGAGATCCCCATGCCAATTCTTATGGGCCGGATACTCTTTTCCCTGTCCCTTATCACGATTCTTATTGTTCTCCTTGTGTGGGGCCTTAAAAAAAGTCAACTATTTCAAAAAAGGGGTAATGAACAAACACCCAGTTTTGAAATTCTTGAGCAGATAAAAACAGGATCACAGGGACAGTCGGTGCTTCTTCTTCGATTCGAGCAGGAGGTGTTTCTTTTAGGGCAAACAGAGGGAAGTATGCATGTTTTACAGCATAAAAGCGGGGATACAGCCAAAGAAATTATTGCAGATAAGCGGGGAAGTGATACGGTTGGTCAATTTCAAACAAGCCTGAATCGTTTTGTAGATTCTCTGAGGAGCAATACACCCAATGAAGGCTAA
- the fliP gene encoding flagellar type III secretion system pore protein FliP (The bacterial flagellar biogenesis protein FliP forms a type III secretion system (T3SS)-type pore required for flagellar assembly.) produces the protein MKAKTLFLFTLIISIPLGVVCANPTLPSLSLSMGTTENPQDVADVLQVVFLITILSIAPSILIMTTSFVRIIIVFSFIRRALGLNTMPPDQILVGLALFLTFFIMAPVFTEMNDSALQPYLAEEISWEDGLDRAAEPLKAFMLRQVNEQDVALLLHISETEIPEQAEDLSLTILIPAFMISELKTAFIIGFIIFIPFLVIDMIVASVLMSMGMMMLPPVMISLPFKVILFVLIDGWNLIVRELVISFF, from the coding sequence ATGAAGGCTAAAACCCTATTCCTATTCACTCTTATCATAAGTATCCCCCTTGGTGTGGTATGTGCTAATCCGACGCTACCATCACTCTCACTTTCCATGGGTACAACAGAGAATCCTCAAGATGTGGCTGATGTTTTACAGGTTGTCTTTCTCATCACAATACTTTCTATTGCCCCCTCTATTCTTATCATGACTACCTCCTTTGTACGAATTATTATCGTCTTCTCTTTTATTCGGCGAGCCCTTGGGCTTAATACCATGCCTCCCGATCAAATCCTCGTTGGACTTGCGCTTTTCCTCACTTTTTTTATTATGGCTCCGGTTTTCACCGAAATGAACGACTCTGCTTTGCAACCATATCTTGCAGAGGAAATATCGTGGGAAGACGGCCTTGATCGCGCCGCAGAACCTCTGAAAGCCTTTATGCTCCGACAAGTAAACGAACAGGATGTTGCTCTTCTTTTACATATTTCTGAAACTGAGATACCTGAACAGGCCGAAGATCTCAGTCTCACTATTCTAATTCCAGCTTTTATGATAAGTGAGCTAAAAACAGCATTTATTATTGGATTTATTATCTTTATACCCTTTCTTGTTATTGACATGATTGTTGCTTCGGTACTCATGTCCATGGGTATGATGATGCTTCCGCCGGTTATGATATCTCTTCCATTTAAGGTGATTCTATTTGTGTTAATTGATGGCTGGAATCTCATTGTACGAGAGTTGGTAATTTCATTTTTCTGA
- the fliQ gene encoding flagellar biosynthesis protein FliQ codes for MTVTQVIQVGVEAVILVLLVTGPLLMAALVVGIMVGVFQAVTQINEMTLTFVPKIVAVFGILILLLPWMITKIVEFVYQLFSRIPEFIA; via the coding sequence ATGACTGTTACACAGGTAATACAAGTTGGTGTGGAAGCCGTTATCCTCGTGCTCCTCGTTACAGGTCCTCTTCTTATGGCTGCCTTAGTAGTTGGTATTATGGTTGGGGTTTTCCAGGCTGTTACTCAAATTAATGAAATGACCCTCACCTTTGTACCTAAAATTGTGGCAGTTTTCGGTATACTTATTCTTTTATTACCTTGGATGATTACCAAAATTGTTGAATTTGTCTATCAGCTTTTTAGTCGTATTCCAGAGTTTATCGCGTAG
- the fliR gene encoding flagellar biosynthetic protein FliR, which yields MPELTIMEIQVFLLAFIRITIFLHFMPLFDQSFIPVQVRAGLAFFLVVILFNSIYTVADLPLVSSLWEFAGIVIREMILGMLVGYLFRSLFAAVSFAGRVVDMQLGFAMLQIPDPILEGEQTSATGMLQLLVFALVFLISQGHYYLFLAIEHSFHIIPPGEIVMAGDTLFQIALFTIVALTEMALRLALPLMAILMITSMTLGVVAKTMPQMNVFFVGMPLKILIGFSVLVVLLPILTQIFQQLYMQLYRDIWGLLNQLGGR from the coding sequence ATGCCCGAACTCACCATTATGGAGATTCAGGTATTTCTCTTAGCCTTTATTCGCATCACCATTTTTTTACACTTTATGCCCCTCTTTGACCAAAGCTTTATTCCCGTACAAGTTCGAGCTGGTCTCGCCTTTTTTCTCGTTGTTATTCTTTTTAACTCAATATACACCGTTGCTGATCTCCCCCTTGTGTCTTCCCTGTGGGAATTTGCCGGTATTGTTATTCGAGAAATGATTCTCGGTATGTTGGTGGGCTACCTGTTCCGTTCTCTCTTTGCAGCGGTAAGTTTTGCCGGTAGAGTCGTTGATATGCAGCTCGGTTTTGCCATGCTGCAAATTCCCGATCCTATTTTAGAAGGAGAGCAGACCTCCGCTACGGGAATGCTCCAGCTACTGGTTTTTGCCCTCGTTTTTCTGATTTCTCAAGGGCACTACTACCTTTTTCTTGCCATAGAACACTCCTTTCATATTATTCCTCCAGGGGAGATTGTCATGGCTGGAGACACCCTGTTTCAAATAGCTCTATTTACCATTGTTGCCCTTACCGAAATGGCGTTACGCTTAGCGCTTCCCCTTATGGCTATTCTCATGATCACCTCTATGACCCTTGGGGTTGTTGCCAAAACAATGCCTCAAATGAATGTATTTTTCGTGGGAATGCCCTTAAAAATTCTCATAGGCTTTTCAGTTCTTGTGGTATTACTTCCCATATTGACACAAATATTTCAACAGCTGTATATGCAGTTGTATCGTGATATTTGGGGGCTATTAAATCAACTGGGAGGGAGGTAA
- the flhB gene encoding flagellar biosynthesis protein FlhB: MPKEGEGGEKTETPSAKKRRETREEGNVAKSQEIGHVFVLLAGTVFLRLYLPEVYTLITNFMHHTFSQVHAYTISSVLREANYIPLFIESLYVFFRAALPIALIILVSGVISNLIQVGFLFTLKPLQPKLSKINPLKGLAKFFSPRSLVDTAKNILKLIIITSVAVSTIRGVFDTFYSLSYASFGDALTEILLIAYTVTIRIVITLIIIALIDYAYQRYEHEQNIKMTKQEVKEENKQQEGDPEVKKRIRRLQQEAASRRMMDAVPEATVVVTNPTHISVALKYNDQMEIPIVVASGADHMALKIREIAREHSIPLVEDVPLARGLYGTTEPGQEIPVEFFDAVAETLAYVYKLQGTI, from the coding sequence GTGCCAAAAGAAGGTGAAGGCGGCGAAAAGACGGAAACCCCGAGTGCAAAGAAACGTCGAGAAACCCGAGAAGAAGGCAATGTTGCAAAAAGTCAAGAGATAGGCCACGTATTTGTCTTACTTGCCGGGACCGTTTTTCTCCGGCTGTATCTGCCAGAGGTATACACGCTGATCACAAACTTTATGCACCATACCTTTTCACAGGTACATGCGTATACGATCTCTTCGGTATTACGCGAAGCAAATTATATTCCTCTCTTTATTGAATCACTCTATGTATTTTTTCGAGCAGCCCTTCCTATTGCACTCATCATACTCGTAAGCGGTGTTATTTCAAATCTCATACAAGTGGGATTTCTCTTTACACTAAAACCACTTCAACCAAAGCTTTCGAAGATCAACCCTCTTAAGGGGCTTGCAAAGTTTTTCTCTCCTCGATCTCTCGTGGATACGGCAAAGAATATTTTAAAATTAATAATTATTACCAGCGTTGCCGTTAGTACCATTCGTGGAGTTTTTGATACCTTTTATTCACTCTCGTATGCATCTTTTGGCGATGCTTTAACTGAAATTCTTCTTATAGCATATACTGTAACGATCCGCATTGTCATTACCTTAATTATTATTGCACTCATTGACTATGCCTATCAGCGATATGAGCACGAACAAAACATAAAAATGACAAAACAGGAGGTGAAAGAAGAGAATAAGCAACAGGAGGGTGATCCCGAAGTAAAAAAACGAATCCGCCGACTACAACAAGAAGCTGCCAGCCGCCGTATGATGGATGCTGTACCTGAGGCTACAGTGGTCGTTACCAACCCCACCCATATCTCTGTAGCATTGAAATATAACGATCAAATGGAAATACCAATTGTCGTAGCCTCTGGAGCAGATCATATGGCACTTAAGATTAGAGAAATTGCGCGTGAGCATTCCATCCCTCTTGTGGAAGATGTTCCCCTTGCGCGGGGGCTCTATGGAACAACTGAGCCGGGGCAGGAAATCCCCGTTGAGTTTTTTGATGCCGTGGCAGAAACCTTGGCCTATGTATATAAACTACAAGGAACGATATAG
- a CDS encoding HAD family hydrolase has product MIIDTYETFLWDFNGTIIDDVWLCYEIYQVQQRKYNLRLLSLEEYRFYFTFPVQDFYTFAGFTGTKKTFTRLAGEFIALYREKRTECQLHEGVQSVLQEIQNQQKTSRIISAYNRKELEATLEEFGIRQYFSTVHGLESQTSGSKIEMARELCDVHNCAPEKTVLLGDTVHDYEVACDLGISAVLTTKGHNSRERLIRDCPKARIVESICHMD; this is encoded by the coding sequence ATGATTATTGATACGTATGAAACCTTTCTATGGGATTTCAACGGAACGATTATTGATGACGTATGGCTCTGTTATGAAATTTACCAGGTCCAGCAAAGAAAATATAACCTCCGTCTGCTTTCACTTGAGGAATACCGATTTTATTTTACTTTTCCGGTGCAAGATTTTTATACATTCGCCGGCTTTACAGGTACAAAGAAAACCTTTACTCGCTTAGCAGGGGAGTTCATTGCGCTCTACAGAGAAAAACGCACAGAGTGTCAGCTTCATGAAGGTGTTCAATCTGTATTGCAGGAAATTCAAAACCAGCAGAAAACATCACGTATTATTTCAGCATACAACAGGAAAGAGCTAGAGGCTACCTTAGAAGAGTTTGGTATTCGGCAATACTTTTCCACCGTTCATGGGCTTGAATCTCAGACATCAGGATCTAAAATTGAAATGGCACGCGAGCTTTGTGACGTACACAATTGTGCACCAGAGAAAACCGTATTACTGGGAGATACGGTGCACGACTATGAAGTTGCTTGTGACTTAGGTATCTCTGCGGTATTAACGACAAAGGGGCATAATAGTCGTGAACGACTTATCCGCGATTGTCCAAAAGCCCGTATTGTGGAAAGTATATGTCACATGGATTAA
- a CDS encoding DUF493 domain-containing protein, translating into MEKPDIHYPTSWQYRIIGKKGASLATEIEQLLGNTNYTLEETNTTSKYAALKITLIVASEKERYAYFDLLKEHPSVKMVL; encoded by the coding sequence ATGGAAAAACCGGATATACACTATCCCACATCATGGCAATATAGAATTATTGGAAAAAAAGGCGCATCTCTTGCAACTGAGATAGAACAATTACTGGGCAATACAAATTACACCCTTGAAGAGACTAACACAACTTCAAAATATGCAGCTCTTAAGATTACGCTCATTGTAGCCAGTGAAAAAGAGCGGTATGCCTACTTCGACCTCCTCAAGGAGCATCCCTCCGTAAAAATGGTCCTTTAA
- the rpsU gene encoding 30S ribosomal protein S21, whose translation MNGIVVRDNEKFEKAVKRFTKICERAGVLSDVKRHRRYEKPSAELKRKKNARERKRLREERRKLRSYR comes from the coding sequence ATGAACGGAATTGTTGTACGGGATAACGAAAAGTTTGAAAAGGCAGTAAAGCGATTCACTAAAATTTGTGAACGTGCCGGTGTACTCTCCGACGTAAAGCGTCACCGTCGCTACGAAAAACCAAGCGCGGAACTTAAGAGAAAAAAGAATGCCCGTGAGCGAAAAAGACTACGTGAAGAGCGTCGTAAGCTTAGATCGTATCGCTAA